The region CATGCTTTGACATCTACTATATCCCCTCTTTTCGCAGTTCTTCTGCTATTTTCTCTATTTTTCTAAGTCTATGATTTACCCCTGATTTTCCAACTGGCGGCTCTAGCATTTTCCCTAACTCCTTGAGTGATTCATCTGGATAATTTACTCTAAGCTTAGCAATCTCCCTAAGATTTTCAGGTAACCTTGAAAGTCCTATTCTTTTTTCTATAAGTTTTATACTTTCTATCTGTCTTACAGAAGCATTAACGGTTTTACTTAAATTTGCAGTTTCACAGTTCACAAGTCTATTTATATTATTTCTCATTTCCTTTAATATTCTTATATTTTCAAGCTCAAGTAGGCTGGAATGTGCACCTATTATATTAAGTAAATCGACAACATGTTCTCCTTCTTTTATATATACCACATAGCTATTCTTTCTCTGTATAACCTTGGAATTCAAATCATAGGTATTAATTAAATTCATAAGATTAACAGCGTATTCTTCATTATGCGTTACAAATTCAAGATGATACATTTTTTCTGGATTACTTACACTTCCACCGCCTAAAAATGCACCTCTTATGTACATC is a window of Clostridium pasteurianum DNA encoding:
- the whiA gene encoding DNA-binding protein WhiA, translating into MSFSSKVKSEVCRYNEYTKEEAIAILSALMKASGTLALEGNRKISFKIITENPAIARLVFKLLKKYFNIHTEIIVKRSNSLKKNNVYIVCITEDMGVRDLLKTVGVMKNEDGIVTLNYKIPEEIVSDTESKKMYIRGAFLGGGSVSNPEKMYHLEFVTHNEEYAVNLMNLINTYDLNSKVIQRKNSYVVYIKEGEHVVDLLNIIGAHSSLLELENIRILKEMRNNINRLVNCETANLSKTVNASVRQIESIKLIEKRIGLSRLPENLREIAKLRVNYPDESLKELGKMLEPPVGKSGVNHRLRKIEKIAEELRKEGI